One window from the genome of Natrialba magadii ATCC 43099 encodes:
- a CDS encoding UPF0179 family protein, protein MTTVTLIGSRLADPGTEFVYEGEADGCAGCPYRSQCLNLSSDTKYRVTAVRENAQTLECAMHDGGVRAVEVEPASVRANIPSKGSFAGSKASLSGPCPYVECPSHEFCEPDGVAFDEEHRISEILGDPPHEVCHLDRSLQLVELDLDG, encoded by the coding sequence ATGACCACCGTCACGCTCATCGGCTCCCGCCTCGCCGATCCGGGAACCGAATTCGTCTACGAGGGCGAGGCCGACGGCTGCGCGGGCTGTCCCTACCGGAGCCAGTGTCTCAATCTCTCATCCGACACCAAGTACCGCGTCACCGCCGTCCGCGAAAACGCACAGACACTCGAGTGCGCCATGCACGACGGCGGCGTCCGCGCTGTCGAAGTCGAGCCTGCGTCCGTGCGCGCGAACATCCCGAGTAAGGGGTCGTTCGCCGGCAGCAAGGCGAGCCTTTCGGGGCCGTGTCCGTACGTCGAGTGTCCGAGCCACGAGTTCTGTGAGCCAGACGGTGTGGCGTTCGACGAGGAACACCGGATCAGCGAGATTCTCGGTGATCCGCCACACGAGGTCTGTCATCTCGACCGGTCGCTGCAGCTGGTCGAACTGGATCTGGACGGCTGA
- a CDS encoding DUF5820 family protein, whose translation MTALESLPDSWDVWSEGEDGRLVLAYRPDVFNGDDFPAPCLPTLYLTHGKRTRRPGQNPSDTTGQTDWYVTFYLEPEVTLEGGTSFPTRSEALTATVDLAEQFDAGEVDYRACYQVPREDYFERLDELTGRGSTAPRDA comes from the coding sequence ATGACCGCACTCGAGTCCCTGCCGGATTCCTGGGACGTCTGGTCCGAAGGTGAGGACGGCCGACTCGTCCTCGCCTACCGACCAGACGTGTTCAACGGCGACGACTTTCCTGCCCCCTGTTTGCCGACGCTGTATCTCACGCACGGCAAGCGAACCCGTCGCCCAGGACAGAACCCGAGTGATACGACGGGCCAGACCGACTGGTACGTCACGTTCTATCTCGAACCCGAGGTGACACTCGAGGGCGGTACCAGTTTTCCGACCCGGAGCGAGGCACTCACAGCGACGGTCGACCTTGCCGAACAGTTCGACGCCGGTGAGGTCGACTATCGCGCGTGCTATCAGGTGCCGCGAGAGGACTACTTCGAGCGGTTAGACGAGCTTACGGGCCGTGGATCGACCGCACCACGTGATGCGTAA
- the aceB gene encoding malate synthase AceB: protein MRSDGQQDRSFVRTFFTSPAAVEGETDSAKMLRRAVQLRGMRAPDVWVPDNEDATAPSMRDDGIENIVDIVAEHGESFPGEIHPRIVWHRDRPDTRYQGLQQMLYIADPERGAIEYIDGFVVPEVGDIDDWKKADECLTIIETEYGLDEGRLSMSVIVESGQAELALADLRDEIGKPTNNLERLSLLVDGEVDYTKDMRAITPTGELPAWPELRHNTSRSASANGLIAIDGPYDDIRDIDGYHERMTTNQAKGLLGIWALTPEQVIEANTAPLPPKTGSWLLDVNGHTVELYMEDDVHIYDGERLALEKTETDRYRFRVGSEEQAVCDDELHEELLNLTDYVPSLTDIVDSMETFEEATEAGKGAIAMEQSTTLSIDGVEVSISEERMWDEATYQAAQTPISLFQDVYENRPDQREELREMYGEHVLKRAMNVG, encoded by the coding sequence ATGCGGTCTGACGGACAGCAGGATCGATCGTTTGTGCGAACGTTCTTTACCTCCCCAGCGGCGGTGGAGGGCGAGACTGATTCCGCAAAGATGCTCCGGCGTGCGGTCCAGCTTCGCGGAATGCGCGCACCAGATGTGTGGGTTCCGGACAACGAGGACGCGACAGCCCCCTCGATGCGCGACGACGGTATCGAGAATATCGTCGACATCGTCGCGGAGCACGGGGAATCGTTCCCCGGCGAGATTCACCCGCGGATCGTCTGGCACCGAGACCGACCCGACACCAGATACCAGGGTCTCCAACAGATGCTGTATATCGCCGATCCCGAGCGGGGTGCCATCGAGTACATCGACGGCTTCGTCGTCCCAGAAGTCGGCGACATCGACGACTGGAAAAAAGCCGACGAGTGTCTCACTATCATCGAAACCGAGTACGGCTTAGACGAAGGGCGACTGTCCATGTCCGTCATCGTCGAAAGCGGACAGGCAGAACTGGCGCTTGCAGACCTCCGTGACGAGATCGGGAAACCAACGAACAATCTCGAGCGTCTGTCTCTCCTCGTCGACGGCGAAGTCGACTACACGAAGGACATGCGAGCAATCACGCCCACGGGAGAGTTACCAGCGTGGCCGGAGCTACGGCACAACACTTCCAGGAGTGCAAGTGCCAACGGGTTGATTGCGATCGACGGACCCTACGATGATATCCGGGATATCGACGGCTATCACGAGCGCATGACCACCAACCAGGCGAAAGGACTGCTCGGCATCTGGGCGTTGACGCCCGAACAGGTGATTGAAGCGAATACAGCTCCGTTACCACCGAAAACCGGGTCCTGGCTACTCGACGTGAACGGCCATACGGTCGAACTGTACATGGAAGACGATGTTCACATCTACGATGGCGAGCGACTGGCACTCGAGAAGACCGAGACTGATCGCTACAGGTTCCGAGTTGGCTCTGAGGAGCAAGCGGTATGCGACGACGAACTCCACGAAGAACTTCTGAATCTGACCGACTACGTCCCGAGTCTCACCGACATCGTGGATTCGATGGAAACCTTCGAAGAGGCCACGGAAGCCGGCAAGGGCGCAATTGCGATGGAGCAGTCGACGACACTCAGCATCGATGGAGTCGAGGTTTCAATCTCCGAGGAGCGAATGTGGGACGAGGCAACGTACCAGGCAGCACAGACACCGATCAGCCTGTTTCAGGATGTCTACGAGAATCGTCCAGATCAACGCGAGGAGTTGCGGGAGATGTACGGAGAACACGTCCTAAAGCGGGCGATGAACGTCGGCTAA
- a CDS encoding YeaH/YhbH family protein: protein MGLRDDLDRFREVGEQRREDLADFIQYGELGSGRPDQINIPVKIVSLPEFEYDQRDQGGVGQGEDGTPQPGQPVGQPQPQPGDDGDEDGEPGEEGSEHEYYEMDPEEFAEELDEELGLDLEPKGKRVIEEKEGPFTDLTRTGPDSTLDFERMFKEGLKRKLTMDFDEDFLRELCKVEGITPRDVFEWARNENIPVSMAWVEEAYSDIPESERGTWSSISEVEANVERESVQQQIRREGIKHVPFRREDERYRYPEIIEEKEKNVVVVNIRDVSGSMREKKRELVERTFTPLDWYLQGKYDNAEFVYIAHDAEAWEVERDDFFGIRSGGGTKISSAYDLAAELLEEYPWSDWNRYVFAAGDSENSSNDTEERVIPMMEQIPANLHAYVETQPSGNAINATHAEELERHFGTDADDVAIAYVNDANDVTDAIYEILSTESESDE, encoded by the coding sequence ATGGGACTGAGAGACGACCTCGACCGATTCCGTGAGGTTGGCGAACAGCGCCGCGAAGACCTGGCTGACTTCATCCAGTACGGCGAACTCGGGAGCGGCCGACCCGACCAGATCAACATTCCGGTCAAGATCGTCTCGCTGCCCGAGTTCGAGTACGACCAGCGCGACCAGGGCGGCGTCGGCCAGGGTGAAGACGGCACACCGCAACCCGGCCAGCCGGTCGGCCAGCCACAGCCTCAGCCGGGCGACGACGGTGACGAGGACGGCGAGCCGGGCGAGGAGGGCAGCGAGCACGAGTACTACGAGATGGATCCCGAGGAGTTCGCCGAAGAACTCGACGAGGAACTCGGACTCGACCTCGAGCCGAAGGGGAAACGCGTCATCGAAGAGAAGGAGGGTCCATTCACCGACCTCACCCGAACCGGTCCGGACAGCACGCTCGACTTCGAGCGGATGTTCAAGGAGGGCCTCAAGCGCAAACTCACGATGGACTTCGACGAAGACTTCCTCCGCGAACTCTGCAAGGTCGAGGGCATCACCCCGCGGGACGTGTTCGAGTGGGCCCGCAACGAGAACATCCCGGTCTCGATGGCCTGGGTCGAAGAAGCCTACAGCGACATTCCCGAGTCCGAACGGGGCACGTGGAGTTCGATCTCAGAAGTCGAAGCAAACGTCGAACGCGAGAGCGTCCAGCAGCAGATCCGACGCGAGGGGATCAAGCACGTCCCCTTCCGCCGCGAGGACGAACGCTACCGCTACCCCGAGATCATCGAGGAGAAAGAGAAGAACGTCGTCGTCGTCAACATCCGCGACGTTTCCGGCTCGATGCGCGAGAAGAAACGCGAACTCGTCGAGCGCACCTTCACGCCGCTCGACTGGTATCTCCAGGGCAAGTACGACAACGCCGAGTTCGTCTACATCGCCCACGACGCCGAGGCCTGGGAGGTCGAGCGCGACGACTTCTTCGGCATCCGCTCCGGCGGCGGCACGAAGATCTCGAGTGCGTACGACCTCGCCGCCGAGCTGTTAGAGGAGTACCCCTGGAGCGACTGGAACCGCTACGTCTTCGCGGCGGGCGACTCCGAGAACTCCTCGAACGACACCGAAGAGCGCGTGATCCCGATGATGGAACAGATCCCCGCGAACCTCCACGCCTACGTGGAAACCCAGCCCAGCGGGAACGCGATCAACGCGACCCACGCCGAGGAACTCGAGCGCCACTTCGGCACCGACGCCGACGACGTGGCGATCGCGTACGTCAACGACGCCAACGACGTGACCGACGCGATCTACGAGATTCTCAGCACGGAGAGTGAGTCAGATGAGTAA
- a CDS encoding PrkA family serine protein kinase, whose protein sequence is MTGNDYVSEADRELEETYEKPMALAAYVDRIFENPTIASHASKYLLEAIEAAGTRTVVEEGEEKERYRFFDDPHNDGEHAILGNTEVLNRFVDDLRSIAAGRAKDEKIIWFEGPTATGKSELKRCLVNGLREYSKTPEGRRYTIEWNVATAETSDRSLSYGVDPTAGDDQNWYQSPVQSHPLSVFPEQVRSQVLADLNEQLEDHVPVRVDTELDPFSREAYDFLEERYRREGSEDLFSAIADSEHLRVKNYVVDIGQGVGVLHSEDEGRPKERLVGSWMHGMLQELDSRGRKNPQAFSYDGVLSQGNGVLTIVEDAAQHADLLQKLLNVPDEQSVKLDKGIGMDVDTQLLIISNPDLEAQLNQHADRNGMDPLKALKRRLDKHRFGYLTNLSLETELIRRELTNETEVWEADSYDELENRIREPVRATIKGQDGRTRTREFAPHAIEAAALYAVVTRLDEEDLPNGLDLVDKALIYDQGYLQEGDTRREKDEFDFDDDGHDGDHGIPVTYTRDTLAELLQTERDRHHGDLSVEDVVMPRDVLNAMAEGMANAPVFSTGERSEFENRVVPVKNYIFDRQESDVIEAIMHEKRVDEETVGEYVEQVYAWETDEPLYNDRGERVEPDPLKMKLFEIEHLGRFSEDEYQGNLPRESVRNFRREKVITSLNRHAWEHRDEDFSVADVDLAAIPVIKSVLESHDWDDVSRTFEDFDPRQWDDPPSGTETASVKENTIETMVAEFDYSEASAELTSRHVMGQVSYRWD, encoded by the coding sequence ATGACCGGGAACGACTACGTCTCCGAGGCCGACCGGGAACTCGAGGAGACCTACGAGAAGCCGATGGCGCTCGCGGCGTACGTCGACCGGATCTTCGAGAATCCGACGATTGCATCCCACGCCTCGAAGTACCTGCTCGAAGCGATCGAAGCGGCCGGGACACGCACGGTGGTCGAGGAGGGCGAGGAGAAGGAACGCTACCGTTTCTTCGACGATCCACACAACGACGGTGAGCACGCGATTCTCGGCAACACCGAGGTGCTCAACCGGTTCGTCGACGACCTCCGTTCGATCGCCGCGGGTCGAGCGAAAGACGAGAAGATCATCTGGTTCGAGGGACCGACCGCGACGGGCAAGTCCGAACTCAAGCGCTGTCTCGTCAACGGCCTCCGGGAGTACTCGAAGACACCAGAGGGACGCCGGTACACCATCGAGTGGAACGTCGCCACCGCCGAGACGAGCGACCGCAGCCTGAGCTACGGCGTCGATCCGACGGCTGGAGACGACCAGAACTGGTACCAGAGCCCCGTCCAGTCCCACCCGCTGTCGGTCTTTCCGGAGCAAGTTCGCTCGCAGGTGCTCGCCGATCTGAACGAGCAACTCGAGGACCACGTTCCGGTTCGGGTCGACACCGAACTCGATCCGTTCTCCCGGGAGGCGTACGACTTCCTGGAGGAGCGTTACCGCAGAGAGGGCAGCGAGGACCTGTTCTCGGCGATTGCGGACAGTGAGCACTTGCGGGTGAAGAACTACGTCGTCGACATCGGCCAGGGCGTCGGCGTCCTGCACTCGGAGGACGAGGGTCGTCCCAAGGAACGCCTCGTCGGCTCCTGGATGCACGGCATGCTCCAGGAACTGGACTCGCGCGGGCGCAAGAACCCGCAGGCGTTCAGCTACGACGGCGTACTGTCGCAGGGTAACGGCGTCCTCACGATCGTTGAGGACGCCGCCCAGCACGCCGACCTGCTGCAGAAGCTGCTGAACGTGCCCGACGAGCAGTCTGTCAAACTGGACAAGGGCATCGGGATGGACGTCGACACCCAGTTGCTGATCATCTCGAATCCCGACCTCGAGGCCCAGCTGAACCAGCACGCCGACCGAAACGGTATGGACCCGCTGAAGGCACTCAAACGCCGGCTCGACAAGCACCGCTTTGGCTACCTGACGAACCTCAGCCTCGAAACCGAACTTATCCGCCGCGAACTGACCAACGAGACCGAGGTCTGGGAGGCCGACAGCTACGACGAACTCGAGAACCGGATCCGCGAGCCGGTGCGGGCGACGATCAAGGGCCAGGATGGTCGGACGCGAACGCGCGAGTTCGCCCCACACGCCATCGAAGCGGCGGCCCTGTACGCCGTCGTCACCCGCCTCGACGAGGAAGACCTGCCAAACGGGCTCGACCTGGTCGACAAGGCGCTGATCTACGATCAGGGCTACCTGCAGGAGGGCGACACCCGTCGCGAAAAGGACGAGTTCGACTTCGACGACGACGGCCACGACGGCGACCACGGCATCCCGGTCACCTACACCCGCGATACGCTCGCCGAGTTGCTCCAGACCGAACGAGACCGCCACCACGGCGACCTCTCCGTCGAGGACGTCGTCATGCCTCGCGACGTGCTGAACGCGATGGCCGAGGGGATGGCGAACGCACCGGTGTTCTCGACCGGCGAACGCTCGGAGTTCGAGAACCGCGTCGTTCCGGTCAAGAACTACATCTTCGACCGCCAGGAGTCGGACGTCATCGAGGCAATCATGCACGAGAAACGCGTCGACGAGGAGACCGTCGGCGAGTACGTCGAACAGGTCTACGCCTGGGAGACCGACGAACCGCTGTACAACGACCGTGGCGAACGGGTCGAGCCCGATCCGCTGAAGATGAAGCTGTTCGAAATCGAGCACCTCGGCCGGTTCTCCGAGGACGAGTATCAGGGGAATCTCCCCCGGGAGAGCGTCAGGAACTTCCGCCGCGAGAAGGTGATCACTTCCCTGAATCGCCACGCCTGGGAGCACCGCGACGAGGACTTCTCGGTGGCTGATGTCGACCTGGCAGCGATTCCCGTGATCAAGTCGGTTCTGGAGAGCCACGACTGGGACGACGTGAGTCGTACCTTCGAGGACTTCGACCCACGTCAGTGGGACGATCCGCCGAGCGGGACCGAGACGGCGTCCGTCAAAGAGAACACGATCGAGACGATGGTGGCGGAGTTCGATTACTCCGAGGCGTCGGCCGAACTGACCAGCAGACACGTCATGGGACAGGTGAGCTACAGATGGGACTGA
- a CDS encoding winged helix-turn-helix transcriptional regulator translates to MSSPQTKNRDTDANACPVIQSLEQIGSQWRLAVLHELLTGEQRFNELKRSTGANARTLSRVLDDLGEMGFVERRIEEDAPIATYYSLTDKGESLEPVFDEIECWAGSWLDEDVLTRE, encoded by the coding sequence ATGTCATCGCCGCAAACGAAAAACCGCGACACAGACGCCAATGCGTGCCCCGTCATCCAGTCGCTCGAACAGATCGGCTCGCAGTGGCGACTGGCCGTCCTCCACGAACTACTGACCGGCGAACAGCGCTTCAACGAACTCAAGCGCTCGACCGGTGCGAACGCGCGAACACTCTCGCGCGTTCTGGACGACCTCGGCGAGATGGGGTTCGTCGAGCGCCGCATCGAAGAAGACGCTCCGATCGCGACCTACTATAGCCTCACCGACAAGGGCGAGTCACTCGAGCCGGTGTTCGACGAAATCGAGTGCTGGGCGGGGAGTTGGCTCGACGAGGACGTGTTGACTCGAGAGTAA
- the aceA gene encoding isocitrate lyase, whose translation MHPSELDDDVYARRIDNPAGRQFRDLLDSQSYTFAPGIYHALDARLAEMAGIDAAYMSGYSTVLGQFGFPDLEMVTMTEMVENAKRMVEATNLPVIADCDTGYGGIHNVRRAVREYEKAGVAAVHIEDQTSPKRCGHIAGKQIVGREEARSRFEAAVDAKQSEDTVIIARTDAYGSANGDWEEHLERGRIYADAGVDLVWPEMPDPSREDAINYAETIHETHPDLDLAFNYSSSFAWSEEDDPLTFSELGSLGYRYIFITLYGLHSGAHAVYEDLVNIAENAEAAQFDLESRYLDHETESHHELSFVPRYQNIESEFDPDARERMTESAGFSEEQSEPLTSDTSD comes from the coding sequence ATGCACCCATCAGAACTCGACGACGACGTTTATGCACGACGTATTGACAATCCAGCTGGAAGACAGTTCCGGGACCTGCTCGATTCACAATCGTACACGTTCGCGCCGGGCATCTACCACGCACTCGATGCCCGCCTGGCCGAAATGGCAGGAATCGATGCTGCATACATGAGCGGCTATTCGACTGTCCTCGGCCAGTTCGGCTTCCCTGACCTTGAGATGGTCACGATGACGGAGATGGTCGAAAACGCCAAACGAATGGTCGAAGCAACGAACCTTCCCGTAATCGCCGACTGTGACACCGGCTACGGTGGCATACACAACGTTCGCCGTGCTGTTCGTGAATACGAGAAAGCGGGCGTTGCTGCCGTCCACATCGAAGACCAGACCTCCCCAAAGCGCTGCGGTCACATCGCTGGGAAGCAGATCGTCGGCCGCGAGGAAGCCAGATCGCGATTCGAAGCCGCGGTCGATGCGAAACAGAGTGAGGACACGGTCATCATCGCTCGAACCGACGCGTACGGGTCGGCCAACGGTGACTGGGAGGAACATCTCGAGCGAGGCCGGATCTACGCCGACGCCGGCGTCGACCTCGTCTGGCCCGAGATGCCGGACCCGTCTCGTGAGGATGCGATCAACTATGCCGAAACGATCCACGAGACACATCCTGACCTGGATCTCGCGTTCAACTATTCATCGTCGTTCGCGTGGAGCGAAGAGGACGACCCACTAACGTTTTCGGAGCTCGGCTCGCTCGGCTATCGCTACATATTCATCACCCTCTATGGGCTCCACTCCGGGGCGCATGCCGTCTATGAGGATCTGGTGAACATCGCCGAAAACGCCGAAGCAGCACAGTTCGACCTCGAAAGCCGGTACCTCGATCACGAGACCGAAAGCCACCACGAGCTTTCGTTCGTTCCGCGGTACCAGAACATCGAGTCCGAATTCGATCCAGATGCACGTGAGCGGATGACGGAATCCGCGGGGTTCAGCGAAGAGCAGTCCGAGCCGCTCACGTCGGACACCAGTGACTAA
- a CDS encoding PrkA family serine protein kinase encodes MTGDIETLEELSAEYKESMPADLRETKSFDWYLEEVYADPKVTRNAHQRVADMFDYYGTTYDETEGVVEYQLASEDPLNDGENTFYGKVIHQSIHEFVNKVKSGARRLGPERRIKLLLGPVGSGKSHFDKQVREYFEDYTLREEGRMYTFRWTNLCDVIKDQDPADDTVRSPMNQDPLVLLPREQRQRVIDDINERLDAPYTIQNEQSLDPESEFYMDKLLAYYDDDLQQVLENHVEIIRFIADENKRQGLETFEPKDKKNQDETELTGDVNYSKIAIYGESDPRAFDYSGAFCNANRGIFSGEELLKLQREFLYDFLHATQEQTIKPKNNPRIDIDQVIVGRTNMPEYKDKKGDEKMEAFNDRTKRIDFPYVLSYEDESMIYEKMLNNADVPDINVEPHTLEMAGLFGVLTRVEEPDSETVDLLSKAKAYNGEIDEGDDIDIKKLRDEAEQKAEIGEGMVGVSPRFIGDEIAEAIMDSKHRSRGFLSPLTVFNFFEENLEHHGSIPEDNFEKYYRYLEVVREEYKERAIEDVRHALAYDLDEIQRQGEKYMDHVMAYIDDDTIEDELTGREQEPDETFLRSVEEKLDIPEDRKEDFRQEVSNWVSRRAREGEAFNPQDNERLRRALERKLWEDKKHNINFSALVSANEFDDDERSAWIDALMEQGYSEDGAKEVLEFAGAEVAKAEMED; translated from the coding sequence ATGACTGGTGACATCGAGACGCTCGAGGAACTCAGTGCGGAGTACAAGGAATCGATGCCCGCAGACCTGCGGGAGACCAAATCCTTCGACTGGTACCTAGAAGAGGTGTACGCAGACCCCAAGGTGACCCGCAACGCCCACCAACGCGTTGCGGATATGTTCGACTACTACGGCACCACCTACGACGAGACAGAGGGTGTCGTCGAGTACCAGCTGGCGAGCGAGGACCCGCTAAACGACGGTGAGAATACCTTCTACGGGAAGGTTATTCACCAGTCGATTCACGAGTTCGTCAACAAGGTGAAATCGGGTGCCCGCCGCCTCGGTCCCGAGCGGCGTATTAAACTCCTGCTCGGCCCAGTCGGGTCGGGGAAGTCCCACTTCGACAAGCAGGTTCGGGAGTACTTCGAGGACTACACGCTCCGCGAGGAGGGACGGATGTACACCTTCCGCTGGACGAACCTCTGTGACGTTATCAAAGACCAGGATCCGGCCGACGACACCGTTCGATCTCCGATGAATCAGGATCCGCTCGTTCTCCTGCCACGTGAGCAGCGCCAACGCGTGATCGACGACATCAACGAGCGCCTCGACGCACCCTACACGATCCAGAACGAGCAGTCGCTCGATCCCGAGAGCGAGTTCTACATGGACAAGCTGCTGGCGTACTACGACGACGACCTCCAGCAGGTACTCGAGAACCACGTCGAGATCATCCGTTTCATCGCCGACGAGAACAAGCGCCAGGGCCTGGAGACGTTCGAACCAAAGGACAAGAAGAACCAGGACGAGACCGAGCTAACGGGTGACGTCAACTACTCGAAGATCGCCATCTACGGCGAGTCCGACCCGCGCGCGTTCGATTACTCGGGTGCATTCTGTAACGCGAACAGGGGTATTTTCAGCGGTGAAGAGCTCCTGAAGCTCCAGCGGGAATTCCTCTACGACTTCCTGCACGCGACCCAGGAGCAGACGATCAAACCGAAGAACAACCCGCGGATCGACATCGACCAGGTGATCGTCGGCCGGACGAACATGCCCGAGTACAAGGACAAGAAGGGCGACGAGAAGATGGAGGCGTTCAACGACCGCACGAAGCGGATCGACTTCCCGTACGTCCTCTCCTACGAAGACGAGTCGATGATCTACGAGAAGATGCTGAACAACGCCGACGTGCCGGACATCAACGTCGAACCCCACACGCTCGAGATGGCCGGCCTCTTCGGCGTCCTCACGCGGGTCGAAGAACCCGACAGCGAGACGGTCGACCTCCTCTCGAAGGCGAAAGCGTACAACGGCGAAATCGACGAGGGCGACGATATCGACATCAAAAAGCTCCGCGACGAAGCCGAGCAGAAGGCCGAAATCGGCGAGGGCATGGTCGGCGTCTCACCCCGGTTCATCGGCGACGAGATTGCGGAGGCGATCATGGACTCCAAACACCGCTCGCGCGGCTTCCTGTCGCCGTTGACGGTGTTCAACTTCTTCGAGGAGAACCTAGAGCACCACGGCTCCATCCCCGAAGACAACTTCGAGAAGTACTACCGATACCTCGAGGTTGTCCGTGAAGAGTACAAAGAGCGCGCCATCGAGGACGTGCGCCACGCGCTCGCCTACGATCTGGACGAGATCCAGCGCCAGGGCGAGAAGTACATGGACCACGTGATGGCCTACATCGACGACGACACCATCGAGGACGAGTTGACCGGCCGCGAGCAAGAACCCGACGAGACCTTCCTTCGCTCGGTCGAGGAGAAACTCGACATTCCCGAAGACCGCAAAGAGGACTTCCGCCAGGAGGTCTCGAACTGGGTCAGCCGCAGAGCGCGCGAAGGCGAGGCGTTCAACCCGCAGGACAACGAGCGCCTGCGCCGCGCACTGGAGCGCAAGCTCTGGGAGGACAAGAAACACAACATCAACTTCTCCGCGCTGGTGTCGGCCAACGAGTTCGACGACGACGAACGCTCCGCCTGGATCGACGCGCTGATGGAACAGGGCTACTCCGAAGACGGTGCCAAGGAGGTACTCGAGTTCGCCGGCGCCGAGGTCGCCAAGGCAGAGATGGAAGACTAA